CGCGCTGCGTCGATGGGAACGGACCAAGATCTGGCTCACCACCTCGGGGTCGAGCACGGTGCCGCCGCGCCCCACCACCTCCACGGCATCGAGGAAGGCGGGCACGTCGGCCACCCGGTCTTTCAGTAGATATCCGAAACCCTTTGTGTCCGAGGCGATCAGGTCTGCCGCATAGCGTTCCTCGACGTAGTGCGACAGCACCAGCACCGGTGACTCCGGATTCTGGCTGCGAAGCAGCGCCGCGGCGCGGATGCCCTCGTCGGTGAACGTCGGAGGCATGCGCACGTCGAGGATCGCCAGATCCGGTCGGTGCTCGTTGACCAGGTGCAGCAGATTCGTGGCGTCGGGCACGCCCGCGATCACCTCGTGACCGGCGTCGGCGAGGATCCGTTCGATACCGGCGCGCAGCAACGCCGAATCCTCCGCGATCACGATGCGCATGGCAGCACCGCCGTCACGATCGTCGGCCCGGTCGCCGGGCTGGAAACGTCGAAGGAACCACCTGCCGCACGCACCCGTTCGGCGAGCCCGCGCAACCCGGTGGCGTTGGCGTCGGTCTCGATCCTCGCCCCACCCCTG
This region of Mycolicibacterium goodii genomic DNA includes:
- a CDS encoding response regulator transcription factor; amino-acid sequence: MRIVIAEDSALLRAGIERILADAGHEVIAGVPDATNLLHLVNEHRPDLAILDVRMPPTFTDEGIRAAALLRSQNPESPVLVLSHYVEERYAADLIASDTKGFGYLLKDRVADVPAFLDAVEVVGRGGTVLDPEVVSQILVRSHRRSALDQLTPREHDVLQLMAEGKTNSAIASALHISIGSAEKHIASIFTKLDLAPDESENRRVLAVLRFLET